ATAAACATTGTGCTTTGTAGATTGCAGAGAACACTAAAATTtcatttgctttttatttagtgtttagttttctttaaatACATACAACATATATAACCATATCAAAATCCAGCATTTTTGAAAATCTGGCACTTCTCAGGTCCAGAGGTTGCTAGATTTTTTAATGTCAACCTTTATTATTTGTACCATGAGTGACCAAAAGATCCATGAGCCTTGCATGACACTTCCCAAATTCTAAAGTTGAAAAGTATATTGAGCTCTAGTGCAAGAAAGTAAGCTCTCACATACTTTGTTATGCTATCCTCATATTTTGTGTCTCATTATTATCAAATTGTCTGGTATGTCTGAGTGTATCTCATCTCATTCACTTGACTTGTCTCTTTGTTTGGCAGTCTATGTCCATAGTAATAAGATCAACCCAAGAGTTGCACTCTGTCTGCATTTACATAATTGACACATCTCCAGCAACAGTGAGGTAGgctatagaaaaagagaaataagaaaacagcaTTTGAATTCTTGTGGGCTCAGGTAAACCATCATTTTGGGCATTACTTACACTGATGCAAGAATAATGCATGGATGTATTGTGGTGCCTTCTCGACTTTTTAAAGCTCCACTCAAACACTATCAGGCAGATATCTTGCATGTATAGCGTTATATTTATGTGCACTGTATTACAGGATTTCCTTTTGTATTGCTGCTAAAAGGGATGGACAACACTATTATAAGTTCCTACCAATGCTCATAGAAATAATCCATCTGGGAGTGTATATCTTGAGCAAAAAAAGTATTCCTTCTATTGTTGGTTGACTTCAAATATTGTTTTAAAGTCATATTGGGTATATTTTAGTTCATACATGTagagttttttttgtgttatagTATTTTATTACTGTTGTGGAGTGGCAATGATGTTGGTGGAGGCCTGTGGCGCTGTAGCATCGTGGCAGGAAACTGAGGACAAATGGGAAGAGGGAAATCCCTTGCCATTGCATGAGCTAATCATGATGTCAGAGGCAATGCTTGCTTCTGATTGGCTACTGTGTCCTCTTGGGCACCTGCATCAACATTGCATGGATATCTTGTCAGCAAGGAATCTGCCAGACAGAGAATTGGCATTTTCATTTTGGAACCATATGCACATCAAATTTTGCCAAACTGACTTCACATTGGGAATCTAGACACATGTAGGTGTATGATACATAATGATAGCTCACTTTTGAGTTGCAGAGGATGCATCAATTGACCTTCACAACAGCCAATCATTTATGTACCCTAGTGCAGTATTTATCAAGGAACACCAGATTTTAAAGTTGCTCTTGATATATAAGTTAAAGGAACAATATCAGCTGCAGGTAATTAATTTCAGATTTCCCAAACACTCCTCAGATAACCCATATTTGATTTAATACACCTGTATCTCAGTCATGGAATCACTCAATCACTGGGGATAGTGGGGAGGTTCCATAGATTTTGCATATGAATGGCTATCTAGGCATGTCTTGTACATGTTGTAGGTAGTGGCTCCCTACAGTGCTTTACCCTTGACAGCAGGAATGGAGGCAACCTTAGACTGAGATGATAAATTGTGCATTTGCACTTACTAGAGATGTGAACTGATTGAAGATTAGTTTATTGTTGAGTCAGGCATTAAACAAAATCTGTAGATGATTTTTATTTActagttttgctgtggttgtagttttaatttctcttaatgtttatttactcatttgaaATACCTTACTGGCTTCTTGAGGTAAGAGATGACTAATGATGGTATTTGTCTACTTCAAAACAGGTTACCTTCGCCTTGGATGCATGGCAAGGGACAGAGGACAGATCTATGATGCATCAGATTGGTACAAGGAAGCTTTGCGTATGAACAATGAACACCCAGATGCCTGGTCACTCATGGGAAATCTCCATCTGGCTAAGAATGAGTGGGGTCCAGGTCAGAAGAAGTTTGAGAGAATTCTTAAGGTATATTTCTAGTTCATTTTCAAGTAAAACTGTTGTTAGtatgtagaatttttttttattttttgtttttattcttttatttatttatttttaagagggtcactggctaagggcaacaaaaattttgaagAAAAAAGCTTGACTTAAATGCCAGTTCACAAAAGCTTCCCCGTGTGAGctatttaattcctgaagaGTTAGACATATACaaaaagatgtagaaaagtgcagggtggtgtcattagcataggagtggataggacaagaagtttggtatagaagatcattgatgagtaataggaagagagtgggtgacaggacaaaactgtgaggaacaccactgttaattaatagacttaggagaagaacagtgactgtctaccacagcaacaatacaactgtcagaagggaaacttgagacaaagttacagagggaaggataaaagccataggaggaCAGTtcagaaatcaaagctttgtaccagcaaaagtttcaccaaaattcctaaaagaggatgacaaagactcaaaggaaaaccagatcaccaggtgagtggccttgatggaacccatactggtgatcagatagaaggttgtgaagtgataaatgtttaagaatcttcctgttgaagatagattaaaaaactttagagaggcaggaaatcatagcaataggacagtagtttggtggattagagcagtggttctcaactgAGTGGGGGGGTGTAGACACACTCCTTGGGAGGCGTAAGCACaggatgggaggggaaaatATCACAGAAAATCACAAATTCACTGCTATTAGTACAAAGGAGATGCAGCAAAggctatctatcaatctatctgattctatctatctatctatggtggcatagttggggagggggttgagtgggtggTGCAAGGATGAGGGGGGGACCCTAACTTCACTGAACCAGCTATGGGGGAGACCAGTTTGCAAAAAGGTTGAGAACCCCTGGATtagaggctgaatgtaggcaaacttccagcaagaaggaaaagtagatgttgatagacagttggaagagtttgatcaggcatggtgcaagcacagagtcacagtttcgaagaacagtaggagggaccccatcaggtccataagccttctgaggattaaggccagtgagggcatggaaagcatcactgcgaaggatagCATGAGGGTAACATGAAgcagtcagaggatggaggagagggaagaaaaaaccctgaatcattcaagataaagtttttagcaaaggtttgagtgaagaaaTCTTTAGAGATACCTTTAGAGTTaggtgagatggcagtggtaccattaggttgaaataaaaagggggaaaaaaagagcaaagtgTTTTGAGATCCTTTTGGCTAAGTGCCATAAGTCATGATGGAAGTTAGATctggaaagattttgacattttctattgatgaaggagttttggctagctggagaacagacttggcatgattctgggcagaaatataaagtgcacaagattcagatgatggaaggcttaaataccttttctGGGACAatctctctttcatgtatagcaagagaacaggctctgttaaaccaaggtttggaaagtttaggttgagagaaagaatgaggaatgtaagcCTTCATGCcatacactatcacctctgttatgcgctcagcacacaggtGGGTCTCTGttatggaagcagtagtcattccaaggaaaatcagaataatatctCTCAGGTCCTACAATTAACagagacaaaatgccagaggcattttgtctctctttgtctctcttttggaggatcctgaggagggattggagtgataggacaagatatgatatgaggttgtgatcagaggagcccaacagaggaGATATAGTGACagaataagcagaaagattagaggtaaggaaaacgtcaagaatgttgggcatatttTCAAGATGGTCAGGGTGTTGCATCAGTTGCTGTAGGTTAAggatagttcaccaggatggtcagtgaagggagaggaaaagccaaagctgttggtgaacactgaaatctctcaagaatggagatctctatgAATGGGGAGAGGGTCAGGATATGCATCACTTTGGAAGttcagtcaaagaatttttatagtcagaggagttaggtgagaggtatacagcacagataaatttacttTGAGAGTGACTAGTCAAAGCTGGATAGtggaaaatttggaagatttgcatgggcacaagagcaagttaagtcattgggtacatgaaaaatgagaatagagaaggtaggaggaaacagaggaggTGCTGCTGCCAGTTGCCTCAtgcacctgtgtttcagtgaggaaaagatgaggaggcttagtagaagagaggtggtgtgctacagattgaaaattaaaccTAAGGCTgaagttgtagaagttaatgaagaagtagttgagggagggtgtcaagacacttaatgttgataccagaagagcagttcacTCCAAAGCTGGTGCAGGACTTGTCATATTTAAttaagaattttgagtgaagggtttgcatgtaattttgtgtgacggagagttgtctttagagggcaggctgtgactgttcccttgttttgtgagacacaaagggaaatgttcagtgaggtcgcaGCTGGGTTATTgtttcacagcatcccctgatccaaTGCTTGAGACCTCATTGGGAATTATTACTGTTTCGGCCGGTATCTTCTGCCTCCTAGGAATGTTGTGTAAGAATTTTGTGTAGGTGTATATTTTTTATAGTTATAtgtgtttttcctgtcttcATGAATTGTTGTTTTTCCCATGCAGAATTAATTCTAGTTGCCTTAATGGGAACGACTCAGCAAAGCAAAACGTAATTTTTCTGGTTACAGAATCCCAGCACCACAAATGACTCTTACTCCCTCATTGCCTTGGGGAACGTTTGGCTGACGACGCTCCACCAGCCCCACcgggacaaggagaaggaaagcaagCACCAGGACCGTGCGCTTGCCATGTACAAGACAGTGCTGAGGGGAGACCCAAGGAGCATATGGGCAGCTAATGGCATAGGTAACTACTGCTCACAAGTTTTAACATTAGCCAACACAAGCTTGTAGTTAATGATCTGTGATGCCACTGCCAACTGTATGGTTGGTATAAATTGCATGGTTTGGAAAACATGTGTTCAAAATATAATCTAAAATTACTAGTTTGCAGTAGAAGCTCTGTTTAACAGAATTCCACATAGTGGGAGGCTCTATTTAGTGAACTCCAGAATCTGAGCATTCTGagttctggctttccttagcTTTTAGACATGCAGTTGTTTTTTCTGACATAGTGAAAGATTAATGAATGTTTCTGTTGTTTGTAATGTTCAATTAAACATGAAGGAGTTGTGGATTATCAGTATTTGTGTAAAAGTTACAAGCTTTTTGTATGGACAGTGTCATTGCTTTCCCTTTCCCAGGTGCTGTGTTGGCTCACAAAGGCTACATCAATGAGGCAAGAGACATCTTTGCTCAGGTGCGAGAAGCAACTGCTGACTTCAGTGATGTGTGGATGAATATTGCTCATATTTATGTTGAGCAGAAGCAGTACATCAATGCCATTCAGATGGTTAGTAGAGTGTGTCTCATTACATTGTATTAGTAATAGCTGACTTATCACCTGAGAATTTGCGATTTGCAATATTGTCTTTATGTTGTTGAAGGTTCTgattatgtaatattttttgtgGTTCACAATTGAAATAATCATGATGCAAATACCAATATTTTAATTGCAAATGTGAAAATCATGTTCATACTCTTAGTCCCAGAAGCATGTTGGAGTTTGGTAATGACGAACTTTTGATTGTATTATTAGCTGGGCATTTAAAAATATCAGTTCATAACATTTGGAAAATAAGACAGGTAATCAGTTCCCAGagtaaattttctttcttatcagtTTTATATTTGCAATGTTAAAAGTGGCTGTAAACATCTGTCTTACACCTCACcaattttctattgttttaatttcacaGTATGAGAACTGCCagaaaaaattctttaaatatCCAAATGTTGAAGTTCTTGGATACCTTGCACGTGCATACTTTAAGGCTGCCAAGCTGAAGGAGGCTAAATACACACTTCTGAAGGTGAGCTGTGGGATCAGGCTTAGTTTTCAGTGGCTCTCATAGACaatgaagtatttttttctttcttatcccaaAGCTGATGTTGGGCACAGCAACTTCTGTCTACAGATTTGTGTCCTGAAGTTTGAGATGGAACTTTTCTGTGTTGCTTATATTTCTCAGTCTTGAATATTATGTGGGATGATCTGGATTTCATTGTATGGTTGTTGCTTTAACCATATTCTTTAGATGGTTATGGATATCACATGTCTTTATTACATTTTCTGTCAAATGGTGAACAGACACCTTTAGAAGGACTGTTGCAGTTATTAACATCTGCTGGGTAAATTTTACTTATTCTCTTAATGGTAGGCCTGAATGGAGGCAGCCATGACTTGATGACTGGTGTGATAATTCTTGATGCTAATGTCATGCAATTTTGGGGACTCAGCTCAGCTGCTCACTTTGTGGCAAGCTTGAAAAAATATTGACTGAGAACCTCCCTTATTTTTTAGCATATCTATGATGAAGTAAGATGTGTCATCCCTTCTTAATTGCCTTCCTTTAATGAAAATCTGTTCCTAGTATATAAGAGCATAAGAATATGAGGTATATAGGTTGATGGATAGTTAGACCAATGGTAGTGGGTTGGTGTATTTTTGGCAAAGACAGTGgtcttaatgtcttttctctTGTGGCTATATCCTGCTACTGATGGCTTTCCCTTCTTTGATTTGGTGCTTGTAGTGAAAGGTTTTAggaaaacaattattattatgatgaagATGGTAAATGTAAGGGATAGTTGTGGATTTCATTAACTTTAGAGTTTAGCTGCCATTTATTTGCTCTTTTGTGCTCTGCTATATAAGCTGTGAATAAATTGATTAATCTTTATTCTTGCATTAGCAATAATTGTAACACTATATAATTTAAGTTAATGTTTATGACAGATATATTTGTTTATGagctttatgttttttttaactgtgGTACAAATGTTCTCACCCAGGCACGGCATGTGGCTCCACATGACACAGTGATTCTGTACAACTTGGCCCTTGTGCTGCAGCGCCTTGCCATGCAGGTGCTAAGGGATGAGAAGTCACTGTTAAAGACAGTGCTTGCTGCTGTGCATGAGCTGACTTTGGCCCAAAAGTGAGTAGTCCTGTTGCAACAATTGTAAGGGAAAACTCTTCACTCTGATATGGTATGCTTTTATAAAGCCTTAATTTTAATTGCATGAATAAACAGTATACCTCATTGAATAACTCCCTTTCCTAGGTACTTCCAGCACCTTAGTGTCAATGGTGACCGACTAAAATATGACcttggagcagcagcagcagaggccaACCAGTGCCGAGACCTGCTGTCCCAGGCTCAGTACCACGTGGTGCGTGCCCGCAAGcaggatgatgaggagaaggCCTTGCGCCGTAAGCAGGATGAAGAACGACAAGCGCTTAAgcagaaggtggtggaggaacaacttaagaaggaggagagaaggaaacaaattaTGGAGGAGAAGGTAAGTCATGTAActggaatcaaaaggttttcatcttattaactcttctcttctaactgacttcCTTCAGCCTCTATTTCATCACTGCAAtcttgcatctcttgctatcttctaatgctgttttcacactaactgctcttctgatcttgctaactgcatgccttccttcctcctgttgcctcagtgcacaagactttcttctttctttcatccctgttctgtccaccttcctaatgcaagagttaaccagtattctcaatcatttatccctttctctggtgaactctggagttccctgcctgcttttgtatttcctccttcttatgacttgaactctttcaagagggaggtttcaagacatttatcctccatTATTTAAGTTTTTTATTTGGAATCTCTGTGGGAATTAGCATCATGTGGGCTCTTTTATACaaaattttttgttgcccttggccagtggccctcgtacataaagaaaaaaatgggttggtgttgtggtggttctTATTAGATTGAATTCTTTATAGTAGTTTCTTTTCAAATTGTTACAGTATTTGGTTAATGTTAAGTAAAAATGGTGAACTATGTGAATATGAATGCCTTTCTCTTATTAGGAATAGGTGTAATTTCTGGGTGATATTTCCTTTGGGGGGGGTTGTCACCATGGCTGATGAGGCCCTACTCCTTGAAGCTTATTGCATTGTGTGAAGCAGCTCTTCTGCATGGGTACATCTCATGAAGGGTGGTGGGGTTGCTACATCCCTGCACCAGTATTTGTAAATCAGTCAGTATTATATGTTTACAGTGTGTTTAGTGTTAGTTATTGTATTGATTTACTAAGTTATTTCTGTAAgttaactttatatatatatatatatatatatatatatatatatatatatatatatatatatatatatatatatatatatatatatatatatatatatatatatatatatatatatatatatatatatatatatttttttttttattttttttatttattattaaacatTAATTTTAATGTTGGTGCTTTTTATGACTAGTTCCAGGAAAGAGTTTACATTGGAATGTTGAAATGAAAACGTCTACTAAAATTTTCCATAATTGTttgataatttttatttatgtagtttATTTTAGCCACTCATTGTTCTCAACTAGATATTATGAAGTTTTAtatgaagaataatgaaaatgcaTTTGTTATTTTAGATGAAAGCTCGTGAAGAGTacaaggagaagatgaagaatgcaGTCATCATAACTGAGCCTGCTGAGCCTACACGTCGGGGAGGAGGCCgaggcaggaagagggaaatggagaTCTTGTCTGATGGTTCAGGTGCTGGCagtggaaatgaaggaggggaaCCCAGGATGAAGAAAGCAAAGGGTcgcaagaagaaggagaacacTGGGTAAGTAACCATGGCATGTCTGATTGGCAGTATAAGGAAACATtggaatattttatttatttacagttATGCATTTTTGGTGTGCTTTTGGCAGTGTTGTATGAATTAATCATGGGAAAGGGAGTGTGGTTGAGCACAGTCGCAGCTTATTGGATGCAAGAATATGTGATGGTTTTGGTGCATTCTTCAACCATTTTGCCCTATTGCAAGATTGTAATTCCATTTTTGCTACTTCTTCATTCCTTAAGAGAAGCAATCAGGAAGTCTGTAGACATCATTCCTCTGTAGATTGTCATATCAGCACAAGATGAATGTCACTaaacttattttttcccttttcccctgtGTGTGCCAACCAACAATGTGGTGTAGGCGGAAGCGGTCCAGGAAGGGCAAAGGTGGTGGCCAGAGTGATGAGGACGAAGAAGGTGGAGGACGTGGCCGGAAGCGTGGAGGCAAAGGCCGCAGGAAGTCTGAGGAGGGTCTCTCGGCCAAACAGAAGGGCCGCATTGTCTCCAAGGCTACCATCTCCGACTCCTCTGACGACTCTGATGATGAGCGGCTCAAGATTGCCAGTGGATCAGACAGTGACCGTGGCGGTAGTGGGAAGGGCAAGCGACGGAGGGTCATGTCTGACTCTGGTTCTGATAGGTCAAGATCACGATCAAGGTCGAGATCAAGGTCCCGATCAAGGTCGAGGTCAGGTTCCAGATCAGGATCCTCAAGGTCAAGGTCGAGGTCAAGATCAGGCTCCAGGTCACACAGTCGCAGCAGGTCAAGGAAGAGCAAGTCAAGGTCAAGGTCAAGGTCAAGGAGCGGGTCAAGATCTGCTTCCAGGTCAAGATCGAGGTCACCAGCCAATTCTAGAGCAGGGTCAGCCAGATCCAGATCTGGCTCACCAAGATCCAGGTCCAGGTCAAAGTCCAGCTCAAGGTCACCAGCACAATCCAGGTCAAGGTCGAGGTCTCCCCATTCAAGGTCTGGATCTCGGTCCCCTGCCAGATCGAGATCAGGGTCCCGGTCTCCTGCCAGGTCAAGGTCAGGATCCAGGTCCCCTCCCAGGTCGAGATCTGGATCCAGGTCACCTGCCAGGTCACGGTCTGGATCTCGGTCCCCTCCCAGGTCGAGATCTGGGTCACCGTCACCCACTTGCTCCAGGTCAGGTTCCCCCAAACAGTCTGTGTCACCAGCCAAGTCACAGTCTGACTCTGAGGTCGGTGATGGGAGTGACAGTGAGTAATGGATGGCGACCTGCCTGTGTGTGGCCTTGCCCTGTGCTTAATCCAAATATTTATATTGTCAGCTGGAAGGAAAGGTTATGTTTTTGGGGTTTGGTTGGACTGTGTTGAAAAGGTATGTCTCTTTTGATATCAGAAATTTATATGAAGTGATGTTTATCATGAAGGATCTGTTCTATTACTGCCTCCTCAGTTCCTTGTGGTTGCTATTCAAGTCAGGCAAATCAAATTTAATGGAGCAATAGGTTATTTGTGTAATTATGTGGCATTTATATTGTTTGCTGcctgtgattttttattttttattttttttaattttcttttatttttaatggtATGTTTAAATTCTCAAATTCTGAGCAAGGTATATTTAGCATTGTCATAGTTGGAAGCCTCCTGCAGTAGAAGAGATGGCACCCATGCTGTTAATTTCCAGGGACTCACCATCTGTGGAAATGTAGAAAGCAATGAAGGTTTGTGCTTCATGTGAGACTGGTGTAGCCATGGACGTGCTAGACATGGCTAACATTGTGTCAAGATTAGGGAACTTAAATATCAGTTTTTCATGTCACTATCAAATAAAATGTAATTCATATTGATTTTAGTTTT
This window of the Scylla paramamosain isolate STU-SP2022 chromosome 1, ASM3559412v1, whole genome shotgun sequence genome carries:
- the LOC135109975 gene encoding RNA polymerase-associated protein CTR9 homolog, producing the protein MSGCIEIPLRDSDEVIELDLSQLPEGEEVLGILTNEKVPLNYWVDLAVEYYKQKKEDDFVRILEASRTDANSIYRDSEKDQMRSFDTLAAYYVQKANKEKDKTVKKDLFQKATYLYTTADKIIMYDQNHLLGRAYFCLLEGDKMEQADAQFNFVLNQSANNIPSLLGKACIAFNKKDYRGALAFYKKALRTNPNCPAAVRLGMGHCFMKLGNQEKARLAFERALELDSMCVGALVGLAVLELNEKKPENIRRGVQMLSKAYNIDSTNPMVLNHLGNHFFFKQDFQKVQHLGLHAFHNTENESMRAESCYQMARAFHVQEDYSQAFQYYYQATQYAAPNFVLPHYGLGQMYINRGDTENAAQCFEKVLKAQPGNYETMKILGSLYASSTSQSKRDLAKQHLKKVTEQYSEDVEAWIELAQILEGSDLQGSLSAYHKATKLLQDLVQMDIPPEILNNIAALHFRLGNYEEAHKYFQEAWDRCESEKEQDLQYYSAISVTIKYNTARLHEMFCQYDKAEKLYKEILQDHPNYVDCYLRLGCMARDRGQIYDASDWYKEALRMNNEHPDAWSLMGNLHLAKNEWGPGQKKFERILKNPSTTNDSYSLIALGNVWLTTLHQPHRDKEKESKHQDRALAMYKTVLRGDPRSIWAANGIGAVLAHKGYINEARDIFAQVREATADFSDVWMNIAHIYVEQKQYINAIQMYENCQKKFFKYPNVEVLGYLARAYFKAAKLKEAKYTLLKARHVAPHDTVILYNLALVLQRLAMQVLRDEKSLLKTVLAAVHELTLAQKYFQHLSVNGDRLKYDLGAAAAEANQCRDLLSQAQYHVVRARKQDDEEKALRRKQDEERQALKQKVVEEQLKKEERRKQIMEEKMKAREEYKEKMKNAVIITEPAEPTRRGGGRGRKREMEILSDGSGAGSGNEGGEPRMKKAKGRKKKENTGRKRSRKGKGGGQSDEDEEGGGRGRKRGGKGRRKSEEGLSAKQKGRIVSKATISDSSDDSDDERLKIASGSDSDRGGSGKGKRRRVMSDSGSDRSRSRSRSRSRSRSRSRSGSRSGSSRSRSRSRSGSRSHSRSRSRKSKSRSRSRSRSGSRSASRSRSRSPANSRAGSARSRSGSPRSRSRSKSSSRSPAQSRSRSRSPHSRSGSRSPARSRSGSRSPARSRSGSRSPPRSRSGSRSPARSRSGSRSPPRSRSGSPSPTCSRSGSPKQSVSPAKSQSDSEVGDGSDSE